From one Streptomyces mobaraensis genomic stretch:
- a CDS encoding aldo/keto reductase codes for MLYRTLGTTGPQVSALGLGCMGMSALYGEADRAESIATIHAALDAGVTLLDTGDFYAMGHNEMLIGEALRSAPAAHRERALTSVKFGALRDPDGGWSGYDGRPAAVRNFAAYSLERLGVDHIDVYRIARVDPDVPIEETVGAIAELVQAGHVRHIGLSEVGADTLRRAAAVAPISDLQIEYSLISRGIEDRILPTARELGIGVTAYGVLSRGLISGHFGRDRRLAADDFRGVSPRFQGENLQRNLDLVDALRKVAEQRGATVAQTAIAWVLAQGTDIVPLVGARTRERLGEALGALDVALGPDDLAAIETAIPADAAAGERYPADQMAHLDSER; via the coding sequence GTGCTGTACCGCACCCTCGGCACCACCGGCCCTCAGGTCTCCGCCCTCGGCCTCGGCTGCATGGGCATGTCCGCCCTCTACGGCGAGGCCGACCGGGCCGAGTCGATCGCCACCATCCACGCCGCCCTGGACGCGGGCGTCACCCTGCTCGACACCGGCGACTTCTACGCCATGGGCCACAACGAGATGCTCATCGGCGAGGCGCTGCGCTCCGCCCCGGCCGCCCACCGCGAACGGGCGCTCACCAGCGTCAAGTTCGGCGCGCTGCGCGACCCGGACGGCGGCTGGTCGGGCTACGACGGCCGCCCGGCGGCGGTGCGGAACTTCGCCGCGTACTCGCTGGAGCGGCTGGGCGTCGACCACATCGACGTCTACCGGATCGCCCGCGTCGACCCCGACGTGCCGATCGAGGAGACCGTCGGCGCCATCGCCGAGCTCGTCCAGGCCGGGCACGTCCGCCACATCGGCCTGTCCGAGGTCGGCGCCGACACCCTGCGCCGGGCCGCCGCCGTCGCCCCGATCTCCGACCTCCAGATCGAGTACTCGCTGATCTCGCGCGGCATCGAGGACCGCATCCTCCCCACCGCCCGCGAGCTGGGCATCGGCGTGACCGCCTACGGCGTCCTGTCCCGCGGCCTGATCAGCGGCCACTTCGGCCGCGACCGCCGGCTCGCCGCCGACGACTTCCGCGGGGTGAGCCCCCGCTTCCAGGGCGAGAACCTCCAGCGCAACCTGGACCTGGTCGACGCCCTGCGCAAGGTCGCGGAGCAGCGGGGCGCGACGGTCGCCCAGACGGCCATCGCCTGGGTCCTCGCCCAGGGCACCGACATCGTCCCCCTGGTGGGCGCCCGCACCCGCGAGCGGCTCGGCGAGGCGCTCGGCGCGCTGGACGTCGCCCTGGGCCCCGACGACCTCGCCGCCATCGAGACGGCCATACCGGCGGACGCCGCGGCGGGCGAGCGCTACCCGGCGGACCAGATGGCGCACCTGGACAGCGAGCGGTGA
- a CDS encoding MFS transporter: MVDFFIVNVALPAIDRDLHAGPAVLEMVVGGYGIAYAVLLVLGGRLGDMVGRRRMFLWGTAAFGVTSVACGLAPDAWTLVAARVAQGAASALLLPQALATIQAATHGERRTRAMSFYSATAGVSSVVGQMLGGFLVSADIAGSGWRPIFLVNAPLSVIALLMAARLIPETRSDRPTKVDGAGTVLLSVTLASLLVPLTEGRSTGWPVWAWALLILFPFAAAAFWAVERRLEAAGRTPLVPPSLLRIRSVRSGLAVLVPFSLGWGGYMFVVAVVLQDGLRLNPTEAGLALVPLCVAFFVGSLLGPRLGARYGRRAVTAGTLVQAAGVLGMVLTFHWGWDGLGVWGPMPALAVQGLGQGLLLPPTLRAVLSEVPATQAGVGSGVMVTTQQSFMALGVATLGSLFLSLSSSMGMRDAVVTTFGVQLVAVAATVVLSTRLPRAVS, from the coding sequence ATGGTGGACTTCTTCATCGTCAACGTCGCCCTGCCCGCCATCGACCGCGATCTGCACGCCGGTCCGGCCGTCCTGGAGATGGTCGTCGGCGGGTACGGCATCGCGTACGCCGTCCTGCTGGTGCTCGGTGGACGGCTGGGCGACATGGTGGGCCGGCGCCGGATGTTCCTCTGGGGAACGGCCGCGTTCGGCGTGACGTCCGTGGCGTGCGGTCTGGCGCCGGACGCCTGGACCCTGGTGGCCGCCCGCGTCGCCCAGGGCGCCGCCTCGGCGCTGCTGCTGCCACAGGCGCTGGCGACGATCCAGGCGGCGACCCACGGCGAGCGGCGTACCCGCGCGATGAGCTTCTACAGCGCCACCGCCGGCGTGTCGAGCGTGGTCGGCCAGATGCTGGGCGGCTTCCTGGTCTCCGCCGACATCGCGGGCTCCGGCTGGCGGCCGATCTTCCTGGTCAACGCGCCGCTCTCGGTGATCGCGCTGCTGATGGCGGCACGGCTGATCCCGGAGACGCGGTCGGACCGGCCGACCAAGGTGGACGGCGCGGGCACGGTCCTTCTGTCGGTGACCCTGGCCTCGCTGCTGGTGCCGCTGACGGAGGGACGCTCGACCGGGTGGCCGGTGTGGGCCTGGGCGCTGCTGATCCTCTTCCCGTTCGCCGCGGCGGCCTTCTGGGCGGTGGAACGGCGGCTGGAGGCCGCCGGACGGACCCCGCTGGTGCCGCCGTCCCTGCTGCGGATCCGCTCGGTCCGCAGCGGCCTCGCGGTGCTGGTGCCGTTCTCGCTGGGCTGGGGCGGCTACATGTTCGTCGTGGCCGTGGTGCTGCAGGACGGGCTGCGGCTCAACCCGACCGAGGCCGGACTCGCCCTGGTGCCGCTGTGCGTCGCCTTCTTCGTGGGCTCCCTGCTCGGCCCCCGGCTGGGCGCCCGCTACGGCCGCCGCGCGGTGACCGCCGGAACGCTGGTGCAGGCCGCCGGCGTGCTGGGGATGGTCCTGACGTTCCACTGGGGCTGGGACGGCCTCGGCGTCTGGGGCCCGATGCCCGCCCTGGCCGTGCAGGGCCTGGGCCAGGGCCTGCTGCTGCCGCCCACCCTGCGGGCGGTGCTGAGCGAGGTGCCGGCGACGCAGGCGGGCGTGGGCAGCGGGGTGATGGTCACCACGCAGCAGTCGTTCATGGCGCTGGGGGTGGCGACGCTCGGGTCGCTGTTCCTGTCGCTGTCCTCCTCGATGGGCATGCGGGACGCGGTGGTGACGACGTTCGGGGTGCAGTTGGTGGCGGTGGCGGCGACGGTGGTGCTGAGCACGCGGCTGCCGAGGGCGGTGAGCTGA
- a CDS encoding helix-turn-helix transcriptional regulator yields the protein MTTMVQEPTAVPLVAPGGATGTRGIDDEARRAELAAFLRSRRERITPEQVGLPRGRRRRTPGLRREEVALRAAVGVTWYTWLEQGRDIQVSAQVLDAIARALLLDRAERAHLFALANASDPAPNAEPAGVPAGLRLMLEQLEPFPACVQNARYDILAYNRTYKQLICDLDALPPEERNCLWLHFTNETWYADAVDREDAKRAMAAKFRAAMADHLAEPAWKCLLKRLRDASPEFREVWERHEVVPPAANRQRVFRQARVGLLNLDHTNLWTGPHPGTRVLVFTPADDETHARLRRLLELVRAEEG from the coding sequence ATGACCACGATGGTGCAGGAGCCGACGGCCGTCCCGCTCGTCGCGCCGGGCGGCGCGACCGGGACCCGTGGCATCGACGACGAGGCCCGCCGCGCCGAGCTCGCGGCCTTCCTCCGAAGCCGCCGCGAGCGCATCACCCCCGAGCAGGTCGGCCTGCCACGCGGGCGCCGCCGGCGGACCCCCGGGCTGCGCCGGGAGGAGGTCGCGCTGCGCGCCGCCGTGGGCGTCACCTGGTACACCTGGCTCGAACAGGGCCGGGACATCCAGGTCTCCGCCCAGGTCCTCGACGCCATCGCCCGCGCGCTGCTGCTCGACCGCGCCGAGCGCGCCCACCTCTTCGCCCTCGCCAACGCCTCGGACCCGGCTCCCAACGCCGAGCCCGCCGGCGTCCCGGCCGGGCTGCGCCTGATGCTGGAGCAGCTGGAGCCCTTCCCCGCCTGCGTACAGAACGCGCGCTACGACATCCTGGCGTACAACCGCACGTACAAACAGCTGATCTGCGACCTCGACGCCCTGCCGCCCGAGGAGCGCAACTGCCTCTGGCTGCACTTCACCAACGAGACCTGGTACGCCGACGCCGTCGACCGGGAGGACGCCAAGCGGGCCATGGCGGCGAAGTTCCGGGCCGCGATGGCCGACCACCTCGCCGAGCCGGCCTGGAAATGCCTGCTCAAGCGGTTGCGGGACGCGTCGCCCGAGTTCCGGGAGGTGTGGGAGCGGCACGAGGTGGTCCCGCCCGCGGCCAACCGGCAGCGCGTCTTCCGGCAGGCCCGGGTGGGCCTCCTCAACCTCGACCACACCAACCTCTGGACCGGACCGCACCCCGGTACCCGGGTGCTCGTCTTCACCCCGGCCGACGACGAGACGCACGCGCGGCTGCGGCGGCTGCTGGAGCTGGTGCGGGCCGAGGAGGGGTGA
- the dusB gene encoding tRNA dihydrouridine synthase DusB produces the protein MTQLQIGPHTVQPPVVLAPMAGITNAPFRTLCREFSGGKGLFVSEMITTRALVERDAKTMRLIHFDGSEKPRSIQLYGVDPVYTGRAVRMIVEEDLADHIDLNFGCPVPKITRKGGGSALPYKRNLLRAILREAVGNAGSLPVTMKMRKGIDDDHITYLDAGRIAVEEGVTAIALHGRTAAQHYGGTADWESIARLKEAVPEIPVLGNGDIWSADDAVRMMRETGCDGVVVGRGCLGRPWLFGDLVAAFDPEGPREPAAPTLREVARVMLRHAELLGEWLESEERGVIDFRKHVAWYTKGFSIGSELRRQLAVTSSLAELDALLSGLDLDQAWPVGANGPRGRTSGRDRVVLPEGWLDDPYDCAVVGADAELDTSGG, from the coding sequence ATGACGCAGCTCCAGATCGGTCCGCACACCGTGCAGCCGCCGGTGGTCCTGGCCCCGATGGCCGGGATCACCAACGCGCCCTTCCGCACGCTGTGCCGCGAGTTCTCGGGCGGCAAGGGGCTCTTCGTCAGCGAAATGATCACCACCCGGGCGCTGGTCGAACGGGACGCCAAGACCATGCGGCTGATCCACTTCGACGGCAGCGAGAAGCCGCGCTCGATCCAGCTCTACGGCGTGGACCCGGTCTACACCGGCCGCGCCGTCCGCATGATCGTGGAAGAGGACCTGGCCGACCACATCGACCTCAACTTCGGCTGCCCCGTCCCCAAGATCACCCGCAAGGGCGGCGGCTCCGCCCTCCCCTACAAGCGGAACCTGCTGCGCGCCATCCTCCGCGAGGCCGTCGGCAACGCCGGGTCGCTGCCCGTCACCATGAAGATGCGCAAGGGCATCGACGACGACCACATCACCTACCTGGACGCCGGCCGGATCGCCGTCGAGGAGGGCGTCACCGCCATCGCCCTGCACGGCCGCACCGCCGCCCAGCACTACGGCGGCACCGCCGACTGGGAGTCCATCGCCCGCCTCAAGGAGGCCGTCCCGGAGATCCCGGTGCTCGGGAACGGCGACATCTGGTCGGCCGACGACGCCGTCCGGATGATGCGCGAGACCGGCTGCGACGGGGTCGTGGTCGGGCGCGGCTGCCTGGGTCGCCCGTGGCTGTTCGGCGACCTGGTCGCCGCCTTCGACCCCGAGGGCCCCCGCGAGCCCGCCGCGCCCACCCTGCGGGAGGTGGCGCGGGTGATGCTGCGCCACGCGGAGCTGCTGGGGGAGTGGCTGGAGAGCGAGGAGCGCGGCGTCATCGACTTCCGCAAGCACGTCGCCTGGTACACGAAGGGGTTCTCGATCGGGTCCGAGCTGCGGAGGCAGCTGGCCGTGACGTCGTCCCTGGCGGAGCTGGACGCTCTTCTGAGCGGGCTGGACCTGGATCAGGCGTGGCCGGTGGGGGCCAACGGGCCGCGGGGGCGGACGTCCGGGCGGGACCGCGTGGTGCTGCCGGAGGGGTGGCTGGACGATCCGTACGACTGTGCGGTGGTGGGGGCGGACGCGGAGCTCGACACGTCGGGTGGGTGA